GTGGTTGCTCTTTCCATGGGCTGGCGCTTAATGTCGACATGGATATCTCCCCTTTCCAACGCATCAATCCCTGCGGTTATGCCGGCTTGGAAATGGTTCAGTGCAAAGCACTGGGCGGCCCCATTACCGTAAACGAAGCAGGTGAAAAACTCACCCTCACCTTTAGCCAGCTTCTTGGCTATGAGCACCTGGTCCATCACCAAGGATTAGCAGAATAAAATGAACAGACCCGAAAGATTGCAGCCGGGCGTCAAACTGCGTGACGCAGACAAAGTCGCCCGAATTCCGGTAAAAATCATGCCTTCCGAGCGTGAAACCATGCTCAGAAAGCCAGATTGGCTGCGGGTTAAGCTGCCTGCTTCCAATCAGCGCATTACCGAAATCAAACAGGCGCTGCGCAGCAACGGCCTCCACTCTGTATGTGAAGAAGCCTCCTGCCCCAACCTGGCGGAATGCTTTAACCACGGTACCGCCACCTTTATGATTTTGGGTGCCATTTGTACACGCCGCTGCCCATTCTGCGACGTGGCCCACGGCCGCCCACTGAAACCTGATGCCGATGAGCCGGTTAAACTGGCCAAGACCATCCGCGATATGAAGCTCAAGTACGTGGTGATCACCTCCGTTGACCGTGACGATCTGCGTGACGGTGGTGCCCAGCACTTTGCCGACTGTATCCGTGAAATCCGCGCACTGAATCCGCACATCCAGATTGAAACCCTGGTGCCCGATTTCCGCGGCCGTATCGACGTTGCGCTGGATATCCTGAGCACCAATCCACCGGATGTGTTCAACCACAACCTGGAAACTGCGCCGGCGCACTATCGCAAAGCTCGCCCGGGCGCCAACTATCAGTGGTCTCTGGATCTGCTCAAGCGCTTTAAAGAGCGTCACCCCAATATTCCAACCAAGTCCGGTTTGATGATGGGTCTGGGTGAAACCAACGAAGAGATCATTCAGGTGCTCAAAGATCTGCGTGCCCACGATGTAAACATGCTGACCCTGGGCCAGTATCTGCAGCCGTCCAAGTTCCACCTACCGGTAGAGCGCTACGTGAGCCCACAGGAATTTGATGAGCTGAAAGCTATTGCCGAAGATCTGGGCTTCAGCCACGCCGCCTGCGGCCCGCTGGTACGCTCAAGCTACCATGCCGACCTCCAGGCACAGGGCAAGGAAGTGAAATAAGCAGGTTTGCCATTAAGCCTGCTTTAAAACTGAAAAACGGCGCATTGGCGCCGTTTTTTATTGGGTTATCCCTGCAGAACAGGCTCAGCCGTGCTCCAGCCTTAAATCCATCAGCACCGCATCCTCGCGGCCTTCGGCCGTTGGGTAATAAGCCTTGCGCCTGCCAATCTCCGTGAATCCCAGGCGCTGATACAGGCTAATGGCGGCCATATTGGAGGCACGTACCTCCAACATCAGCACCTGTGCACCATGGCTGCATGCGTCGGCAATCACCTGCTGGAGCAGTAACTTACCCAGGCCTTCCCCCTGTGCCGAGGGCAGCACGCAAATATCAAACAGGGTTGCCTCATCCACAATCTGCTGCACTATGGTAAATCCCAGCAGCACATCGTCCCGATAGAGTCCGCTGCAGCGATACAGAGGACCGAAGCAATCAAGCAGCGCCCCCTCCGACATCGGATGGGAATGAGCCTCAGACTCAATGAGTGCCATTTTGGGTGCATCTTGCTGACGTAATGTCTCAATCTTCACTACAAGGCTCCGCAGGCGCTGAGCGCACGCCAGAGCGCTCGCTTACCTTCCGGCGTATCCAGTTGCCCCAGTAACACAGAGCGGCTTTCGCCGGAACATGGTATGAACGCAATGAAGGACTCTTCTATCTGGCATTCAAGCTCAGCGAACAGAGGATGATTAAACATGTTGTTAATCGCCCACTTGAGCTCAGGCGATAATGGCGCAGACTTGCCAGCCTCACGCCAACGGGCGATGCCCATGGCATCCAGATATGCCGTTTTTTCCATTGCCCTTCCTATTTATCGGATCGAACACTTTAATCTATTATTTCAATTTTAAACGCAATTTTTAATTGATTAATCTAGTTTAATCAAAACAGGAGGAGACTATTATGATCAACAACGGTATCGACCAACAAAATCGCCTCGCCATCGCCAAAGGTCTCTATAAGCTATTGGCTGACAGCTATGGCCTGTATCTCAAGACCCACAGCTTTCACTGGAACGTGACCGGCCCTATGTTCACCAGTCTACACCTCATGTTTGAGCAGCAGTATACCGAACTTGCCCTTGCCGTGGACAGCATTGCAGAGCGGGTTCGGGCCTTGGGTGTAAAGGCCATAGGTTCTTACAGCGCTTTTGCCGCAATAACCGACATCCAGGAAGACACCGGTGGCCTCAATGCCAGAGACATGATTGCCAGCCTGATAGAAGGCCAGGAAATCATTATCCGCAGTGCCAGAGCGCTCATTCCGCTTGCGGCAGAAAGTGGCGACGAAGCCTCTGTGGATTTGCTCACCCAAAGAGTCAGTATTCATGAAAAGAACGCCTGGATGCTGCGAAGCCTGTTGGAGGACTAAATCGCAGCCCGGTTGCAGTTTAAAGCGGGGAACCCAAATTAACCAAACGTCAAAAAGACGAAAGGCCGTTCATTTCTGAACGGCCTTTCTGGTATATGGCAGGGGTGGCAGGACTCGAACCCGCAACCATCGGTTTTGGAGACCGCTGTTCTACCAATTGGAACTACACCCCTGTTGACGGAGGGCATTATGCAAAAAGCCCCCTTAAAGGTAAAGCACTTTTTTAATGAAAACCGCTTGGTTGCGGCTTTTTCAGCCACAAAGGTCTGTTTATCAATACATGCAGCTTACTGCGCCCAGCGGATACCCGATTGACGACATAAGTTGTCTCTAACATCTGCAGATTAGCCCCGAGCAAAACGGCCTAAAACGCTGTTTAATGGCCGATTAGTCTATCAAGTACCATCGCCGAACGTAACTGGCATAATGCCACCTGGGACTGTGCTGAAGATGCCTAATGCTTACCCTGGTGCAAAGAGTCCTGGTTAAGCAGTGTTCCGCTCTGAAAAACCTTCAGCAACCAGTTAGAACATCGCAATGATATTTGCTTAGTTAAACGACCAAAGGGACAAACTGCATGCTCAGTTTAGATACCACACCTTTCAGTATCCACTTCACCCAATGCGCGTTAAAACGGTCACTCTGAAAGGTACCATCAAGGTTTCAACGCCAGAAAATGAGACGATAGCCAGACTCATGGTTCAAAGAGCATCCGAGGAATTTCGTCTTTAAGTTAGCAGAGCGTGTGGCAAAGCAATGTGTTTGTGAATGAGAGGCAAAGCCTTTTCGGCACATGCTGTCCTTCAAGGCTTCAAACGCCAATCTACCACTATCAGATGCCAGCCTGGGCTGCCAAAGAAGAATACGGCTGCACAAGACGCCACGCGATCCGGTGAGGCAGCCATTCGAAGCTCTCGAAAGTGCTGCGTACTTTCGGGCGCGATAAATACAAAAAAGCCCCGCTATTTCGGCGGGCACGCCCAGAGGAGGCTCTGTGTAAGTTGGCTGACGAGTATGGCGGGCCACAAGCTTACGGTAGAAAACCGTTCCAGACGTTTTCTACCTTCGCTACATCCGTGTAGATTAGCGCAAAGCTTTAGCGTAGCTGGGGCGGATTTATCCGAGGCGCCACAACACCAAGTGCAAATGTTGTAAAACGAAAAAAGCCTCTGCACGCTTGTTTACAAGAGCATGCAGAGGCTTTCGTCTTTAGTTGGCGGGCGAGTATCGCGAAACGATGTGCTTACGAGCGAGAGGCATGGATGCCGAACTGGGCTTTTAAGCAGGGATGCTATTGGACTGGGCCGCCCGCGACAAAGTACGCAGCACTTTCACGAGCGTTAAATACAAAAAAGCCCCGCTGTTTCCAGCGAGGCTTTATGTAAGTTGGCGGAGCGGACGTTAGTCAACGCACACGGCCAGTGTCGCGACCTGGAGGCCGTAGGGCTCTGTCGCGGGAAACAAAACGCAAAAAGCCCCATCCGAAGATGAGGCTTTTCACTTAAGTTGGCGGAGCGGACGGGACTCGAACCCGCGACCCCCGGCGTGACAGGCCGGTATTCTAACCAACTGAACTACCGCTCCTTTGGGCTAGGCCCAAATTAGGCGTCTGGCAATGACCTACTCTCACATGGGGAGACCCCACACTACCATCGGCGCTGCTCCGTTTCACTACTGAGTTCGGAATGGGATCAGGTGGGACCAGAGCGCTATTGTCACCAGACAAATTTGTTAATTCGGAAAGCTGCGTTTCGCAGAAATGATGGTGGTCGCTACTGGGATCGAACCAGTGACCCCCTCCTTGTAAGGGAGGTGCTCTCCCGGCTGAGCTAAGCGACCGGTATTCTGTGCTATTGAGTTATCACTTCAATCAAGTCTGGTCTCTTCAAGACTATCTACACCATCTGAAACCCATCTGGGTTGTATGGTTAAGCCGCACGAGTCATTAGTACAGGTTAGCTCAACGCCTCACAACGCTTACACACCCTGCCTATCAACGTCCTGGTCTCGGACGGCTCTTCAGTGGACTCAAGGTCCAAGGGAAGACTCATCTTGGGGCTCGCTTCCCGCTTAGATGCTTTCAGCGGTTATCGATTCCGAACGTAGCTACCGGGCAATGCCATTGGCATGACAACCCGAACACCAGCGGTTCGTTCACTCCGGTCCTCTCGTACTAGGAGCAACCCCCCTCAATCTTCCAACGCCCACGGCAGATAGGGACCGAACTGTCTCACGACGTTCTGAACCCAGCTCGCGTACCACTTTAAATGGCGAACAGCCATACCCTTGGGACCGACTTCAGCCCCAGGATGTGATGAGCCGACATCGAGGTGCCAAACACCGCCGTCGATATGAACTCTTGGGCGGTATCAGCCTGTTATCCCCGGAGTACCTTTTATCCGTTGAGCGATGGCCCTTCCATGCAGAACCACCGGATCACTATGACCTACTTTCGTACCTGCTCGACGTGTCTGTCTCGCAGTTAAGCTGGCTTGTGCCATTACACTAACCACACGATGTCCGACCGTGTTTAGCCAACCTTCGTGCTCCTCCGTTACTCTTTGGGAGGAGACCGCCCCAGTCAAACTACCCACCAGGCACTGTCCCTAGTCCAGATTCATGGACCGAGGTTAGAACACCAACACTACAAGGGTGGTATTTCAAGGTTGACTCCACGAGAACTGGCGTTCCCGCTTCAAAGTCTCCCACCTATCCTACACATGTAGGGTCAATGTTCAGTGCCAAGCTATAGTAAAGGTTCACGGGGTCTTTCCGTCTAGCCGCGGGTATACGGCATCTTCACCGCAATTTCAACTTCACTGAGTCTCGGCTGGAGACAGCGTGGCCATCATTACGCCATTCGTGCAGGTCGGAACTTACCCGACAAGGAATTTCGCTACCTTAGGACCGTTATAGTTACGGCCGCCGTTTACCGGGGCTTCGATCATGAGCTTCTCTTGCGATAACCCAATCAATTAACCTTCCGGCACCGGGCAGGCGTCACACCGTATACTTCCTCTTGCGAGTTTGCACAGTGCTGTGTTTTTGATAAACAGTTGCAGCCACCTGGTATCTGCGACTGCCGTCAGCTCGGGGAGCAAGTCCCGTCACCAACAGCAGCGTACCTTCTCCCGAAGTTACGGTACCATTTTGCCTAGTTCCTTCAGCCGAGTTCTCTCAAGCGCCTTGGTATTCTCTACCCGACCACCTGTGTCGGTTTGGGGTACGATTCCTGCTAACCTGAAGCTTAGAAGATTTTCCTGGAAGCATGGCATCAACCACTTCGTCACCGTAGTGACTCGTCATCAGCTCTCGGTATATATGTGCCCGGATTTGCCTAAGCACACTACCTACCACCTTAAACACGGACAACCAACGCCGTGCTGGCCTAGCCTTCTCCGTCTCTCCATCGCAGTTAGCAGAAGTACGGGAATATTAACCCGTTTCCCATCGACTACGCCTTTCGGCCTCGCCTTAGGGGTCGACTCACCCTGCCCCGATTAACGTTGGACAGGAACCCTTGGTCTTTCGGCGAGGGGGTTTTTCACCCCCTTTATCGTTACTCATGTCAGCATTCGCACTTCTGATACCTCCAGTGTGGGTTACCCCTTCACCTTCAACGGCTTACAGAACGCTCCTCTACCGCGTACACGTTATCGTGCACACCCGTAGCTTCGGTGAATTGCTTAGCCCCGTTACATCTTCCGCGCAGGCCGACTCGACTAGTGAGCTATTACGCTTTCTTTAAATGATGGCTGCTTCTAAGCCAACATCCTAGCTGTCTAAGCCTTCCCACATCGTTTCCCACTTAGCAATTACTTTGGGACCTTAGCTGACGGTCTGGGTTGTTTCCCTTTTGACGACGGACGTTAGCACCCGCCGTCTGTCTCCCGGATAGCACTCTTTGGTATTCGGAGTTTGCAAAGGGTTGGTAAGTCGGGATGACCCCCTAGCCTTAACAGTGCTCTACCCCCAAAGGTGTTCGTCCGAGGCGCTACCTAAATAGCTTTCGAGGAGAACCAGATATCTCCCGGTTTGATTGGCCTTTCACCCCCAGCCACAAGTCATCCGCTAATTTTTCAACATTAGTCGGTTCGGTCCTCCAGTTGATGTTACTCAACCTTCAACCTGCCCATGGCTAGATCACCGGGTTTCGGGTCTACGCCTTGCAACTAAACGCGCAGTTAACACTCGGTTTCCCTACGGCTCCGCTATTCGCTTAACCTCGCTACAAAACGTAAGTCGCTGACCCATTATACAAAAGGTACGCAGTCACGGTCTCAAGAACCGCTCCCACTGCTTGTACGTATACGGTTTCAGGTTCTATTTCACTCCCCTCACAGGGGTTCTTTTCGCCTTTCCCTCACGGTACTGGTTCACTATCGGTCAGTCAGGAGTATTTAGCCTTGGAGGATGGTCCCCCCATATTCAGACAACATATCACGTGTGCCGCCTTACTCGATTTCATCTTTGGTTAGTTGTCGTGTACGGGACTATCACCCTGTACCGTTGGACTTTCCAGACCATTCCACTAACACCCCGAAGACTTAAGGGCTAATCCCCGTTCGCTCGCCGCTACTGAGGGAATCTCGGTTGATTTCTTTTCCTGAGGGTACTTAGATGTTTCAGTTCCCCTCGTTCGCCTCACTAAGCTATGTATTCACTTAGTGATGACACCTTATGGTGCCGGGTTTCCCCATTCGGACATCGCTGGCTATAACGGTTGTTACTACCTCACCAACGCTTTTCGCAAGTTACTACGTCCTTCATCGCCTCTGACTGCCAAGGCATCCACCGTATACGCTTAGTCGCTTAACCATACAACCCGGATGAGTTTCCTCATCGTGCTGTATTGCAACCAGCTGGTTTTCGATAGTTCATTTTACTGAACTCGCCTTGAAGAATTTCCAAAACACTTGATTGAAGTGTTTGAGAACTCAATTTTTGTATTAACTGAACCGAAGTTCAGTTTCTACTATCAGCTTTCCAAATTGTTAAAGAGCATATCGCCTTTCGGCAATATCAGGTTCTAAGACAAACCTATCTGTGTGAACACTCAGCAGGATAATGTGTCGCTTAGGTAAGGAGGTGATCCAGCCCCAGGTTCCCCTAGGGCTACCTTGTTACGACTTCACCCCAGTCATGAACCACACCGTGGTAAACGCCCTCCCGAAGGTTAAGCTATCTACTTCTGGTGCAGCCCACTCCCATGGTGTGACGGGCGGTGTGTACAAGGCCCGGGAACGTATTCACCGTGGCATTCTGATCCACGATTACTAGCGATTCCGACTTCATGGAGTCGAGTTGCAGACTCCAATCCGGACTACGACCGGCTTTTTGGGATTAGCTTCACCTCGCGGCTTCGCAACCCTCTGTACCGACCATTGTAGCACGTGTGTAGCCCTACTCGTAAGGGCCATGATGACTTGACGTCGTCCCCACCTTCCTCCGGTTTATCACCGGCAGTCTCCCTAAAGTTCCCGGCATTACCCGCTGGCAAGTAAGGATAAGGGTTGCGCTCGTTGCGGGACTTAACCCAACATTTCACAACACGAGCTGACGACAGCCATGCAGCACCTGTCTCAGAGTTCCCGAAGGCACCAATCCATCTCTGGAAAGTTCTCTGGATGTCAAGAGTAGGTAAGGTTCTTCGCGTTGCATCGAATTAAACCACATGCTCCACCGCTTGTGCGGGCCCCCGTCAATTCATTTGAGTTTTAACCTTGCGGCCGTACTCCCCAGGCGGTCTACTTAATGCGTTAGCTTGAGAGCCCAGTGTTCAAGACACCAAACTCCGAGTAGACATCGTTTACGGCGTGGACTACCAGGGTATCTAATCCTGTTTGCTCCCCACGCTTTCGTGCCTGAGCGTCAGTCTTTGTCCAGGGGGCCGCCTTCGCCACCGGTATTCCTCCAGATCTCTACGCATTTCACCGCTACACCTGGAATTCTACCCCCCTCTACAAGACTCTAGTCTGCCAGTTCGAAATGCAGTTCCCAGGTTGAGCCCGGGGCTTTCACATCTCGCTTAACAGACCGCCTGCGCACGCTTTACGCCCAGTAATTCCGATTAACGCTTGCACCCTCCGTATTACCGCGGCTGCTGGCACGGAGTTAGCCGGTGCTTCTTCTGTGGGTAACGTCACAGCTAATGGGTATTAACCATCAACCTTTCCTCCCCACTGAAAGTGCTTTACAACCCGAAGGCCTTCTTCACACACGCGGCATGGCTGGATCAGGGTTTCCCCCATTGTCCAATATTCCCCACTGCTGCCTCCCGTAGGAGTCTGGGCCGTGTCTCAGTCCCAGTGTGGCTGTCCATCCTCTCAGAACAGCTAGGGATCGTCGCCTAGGTGAGCCATTACCTCACCTACTAGCTAATCCCGCCTGGGTTCATCCAATCGCGGAAGGTCCGAAGAGCCCCTCCTTTCCCCCGTAGGGCGTATGCGGTATTAGCAGTCGTTTCCAACTGTTATCCCCCTCGATTGGGCAGATCCCCAGGTATTACTCACCCGTCCGCCGCTCGCCGGCGAAGATAGCAAGCTATCTTCCCGCTGCCGCTCGACTTGCATGTGTTAGGCCTGCCGCCAGCGTTCAATCTGAGCCATGATCAAACTCTTCAATTAAAGTTTTGGTCTCAATGAATTTCTGCTGTCATGCTTCTGCATGAAAACTCGTTCATTGATAAAATCGTTTTGTCGACTTCATCAACCTGCGAGTATCCACACAGATTTGCTTGTCTTATCTGATTTTTAAAGAACATCCGGTCGCGCTTGGCTCACCGGGTCAGGGCTGCGTATTCTACGCCTTCCTGTTGTCGCGTCAAGCAGTTTTTGCAAACTTTCTTTTCGCGCTGTTGAAGTTCGCTTTCGCTCATTTCAACTACCTTCACAACCCGCCGCGCCTAGTGCCCCGTGCCGTGTCAGTGGATGCGCATTATAGGGAGCCCAAACTTTTGCGCAAGGGCTTTTTAAAGCATAACGACCCGACTGGGCAGTTTTTAAACAAATCGAATAATGCGACAGCGAAGGGGACAAAGTATGGGCAGATTTTGGCCAATTATCCAAATTAAAAAAGCCACTATTTATTGTTGCGGCTTGCTGCGGCGTTTTTAATTTGGGGACAGTCGGGCATATGGACTTTCGACTTTAGCTGACTAATCGTCTTTCACCGAATTATCGGCGTATCCTTTTTCTGCTTGGCTTTTGACTGGGCTTTCTGAAGGAGTGAGCGCAGATCCCATCTCGTGCTCATCTTCATCGTCACCAACCACATGGGAGACCTTGAGCTTGCGCACCGAGCGAACGGTAATCACCGGGCCAGACAAGGCATAAAGGTAAAAACCCAGACACAGGATTAATGCAGGCTCCACCGATATCACCACAAACACCCCGACCACCAACAGGATCACAATAAAATTCACCTTGCCACGCCAGTCGACTTCTTTAAAGGAGTGATAGCGGAAATTGCTGACCATAAGCAAACCGGTGCAAATGGTGACCACGGCAAAGAGATAGCTCACTGAGTCTGCTTCTATATGGTACTGGTTACCCAGCCAGACGGAACCTGCTATTACTGCGGCGGCGGCGGGACTTGCCAGTCCCTGAAACCAACGTTTATCAGCAACCCCAACTTGGGTATTAAACCTGGCAAGGCGCAGTGCAGCTCCAGCACAGTAAATGAAAGCGGCGAGCCAACCAATTTTACCAAGATCTGACAGCGCCCAATTATAAGCAATCAGTGCCGGAGCCATCCCAAATGACACCATATCGGCCATGCTGTCGTACTCGGCGCCAAATTCACTCTGGGTATTGGTTAACCTTGCTACCCTGCCATCGAGTCCATCGCACAGCATGGCAACAAACACCGCAATGGCTGCAGATTCAAATTGGCCATTCATGGACGCGATTACGGCGTAGAAGCCAGAAAACAATCCGGCAGTGGTAAAAAGGTTAGGCAGCAAATAGATACCGCGATTTTTTACTGTTGGCTTGTCAATATTTTGCATACACTGGTTATCATTAAGTTACACCGAATCAAGATACCACATTTTCGCCAATCACAGGCGAGTGCTTTATGGAGGCAGGGCCTTATGGAATTCAGGTACCAGGCAATACTCATCCCTTTACTCTTGGTTTGCGGTATAAGTCAGGCCGCGACCATTTATAAATGGGTGGATAAGAATGGCGTGACGCAT
This sequence is a window from Shewanella zhangzhouensis. Protein-coding genes within it:
- the rimI gene encoding ribosomal protein S18-alanine N-acetyltransferase yields the protein MALIESEAHSHPMSEGALLDCFGPLYRCSGLYRDDVLLGFTIVQQIVDEATLFDICVLPSAQGEGLGKLLLQQVIADACSHGAQVLMLEVRASNMAAISLYQRLGFTEIGRRKAYYPTAEGREDAVLMDLRLEHG
- the lipA gene encoding lipoyl synthase, with product MNRPERLQPGVKLRDADKVARIPVKIMPSERETMLRKPDWLRVKLPASNQRITEIKQALRSNGLHSVCEEASCPNLAECFNHGTATFMILGAICTRRCPFCDVAHGRPLKPDADEPVKLAKTIRDMKLKYVVITSVDRDDLRDGGAQHFADCIREIRALNPHIQIETLVPDFRGRIDVALDILSTNPPDVFNHNLETAPAHYRKARPGANYQWSLDLLKRFKERHPNIPTKSGLMMGLGETNEEIIQVLKDLRAHDVNMLTLGQYLQPSKFHLPVERYVSPQEFDELKAIAEDLGFSHAACGPLVRSSYHADLQAQGKEVK
- a CDS encoding Dps family protein, coding for MINNGIDQQNRLAIAKGLYKLLADSYGLYLKTHSFHWNVTGPMFTSLHLMFEQQYTELALAVDSIAERVRALGVKAIGSYSAFAAITDIQEDTGGLNARDMIASLIEGQEIIIRSARALIPLAAESGDEASVDLLTQRVSIHEKNAWMLRSLLED
- the pssA gene encoding CDP-diacylglycerol--serine O-phosphatidyltransferase, with translation MQNIDKPTVKNRGIYLLPNLFTTAGLFSGFYAVIASMNGQFESAAIAVFVAMLCDGLDGRVARLTNTQSEFGAEYDSMADMVSFGMAPALIAYNWALSDLGKIGWLAAFIYCAGAALRLARFNTQVGVADKRWFQGLASPAAAAVIAGSVWLGNQYHIEADSVSYLFAVVTICTGLLMVSNFRYHSFKEVDWRGKVNFIVILLVVGVFVVISVEPALILCLGFYLYALSGPVITVRSVRKLKVSHVVGDDEDEHEMGSALTPSESPVKSQAEKGYADNSVKDD